From the genome of Drosophila gunungcola strain Sukarami chromosome 3L unlocalized genomic scaffold, Dgunungcola_SK_2 000005F, whole genome shotgun sequence:
GATTACCAAAATTATCAATACCACTCccgaaacttaatttttaatattacatGAAATGATACTTTGAAggtgattatttttaatgtaagaattaagtattaaaatgaatttggtATTCAAATCTATAAACTGTCATATGAATTGGGTTATTAGATGGAAGACTAATCAAAGGATCCGGATGCAGAACCCAGAAGTGTCATATTTCGAAATCTTCCCGAATACCAAATTTATCACTACCAATCCCCAAACTTACCTCATCGACCTGCGCCTGCGTCTGCTGCAGCCGCTTCTGTGCCGCAATCTGCTGCGGATTGTGTGGTCCGCCCACAATCTCGCCATCGCCGCCCTCTCCGGCCGGAGCTCCGGCGTTTGGTGGTGCATCGCCAGCTGGTGCAGCGTCCGCCCTGCGGGAAGCGAGGAGGTCATTAGTCATTACTCATCGGAAAGCGCGCAAAAATAGACTGGGCCAAGACTAATCAACTCCCAACGGGGGCGCTCAAATTAAATACAGTACTCAAATTACGAATATAAGTGGGTGTAGGTGGGGGCTCGGGTTACGACTATAGTTTCTAGCGTTAACCAAAAACATCCGAAGATACGTGTGGGCTATAGATGGTGCTGGAGTATATTGCTAGCCAGGTACCCTTGTTCTATAGTCAAAGCGCACTTACGATTCCTTGTTCTTGTCTTTCTTGCCCATCTCAGACCCCCAAAAACTTAGAACTTAGATCTTCTGGGCTCTGcaggtttttaaaattgggaaataattaataatgatagtaaataataacattaagTCAGAGTGGGGTTGttgttaattgttaattttatcaTAACTAAGCTACAATTCATACTGCccacatattttttatacccacTGCCacaatacaaaaaactaatttgaTACTCAAGGTATctgaaaaccaaaacattGTTAATTGATAGAAATCTAAGCTGCAATTCGTAATGCCCATATGTTTTTCTTATATTCACTGCCactaaacaaataacaaatttgaTACCCAAGGTatctgaaaacaaaaacacctgtTTTCCTTAGGCACTgaaagaaatttgtttatatgttttgtttagatataaaaaatagttacTACAGTATACAAAATGGTTGTAGCTCAAAGTTCTATATTAAAATGTctaccttaaaaatatttgtaaatgacatttatagttatttttcatagaatatatatatcgaACCCTCCATTCTGTTTGCTTTCCGactacaaagaaaaaaaaatcaatatctAACCCCAACCCTTAAGACCGGCAACATTTGATTTGCCTATATCCGCGCGATTATTTTTAGAACTGACCAATCTTTTATATTAGAAAATCTTTATAAATGGTAAAAGTAAAGAGTTTTGTTGATAAAAGCAAGAATTTGACTTCAAAGTAAACCCGAATAGGTGCAACTTATTTTGCATGTCCTGACTCAGTGGTGCGAAACgtgtttttattgattttgcgGTGTGAGAGACTTGGCCATGTGATGCGAGAACGTCATCGGCCAAGTGAATCATGCTTAGTGAACCGAAATGCAGGTCTGGGTTCCTCACTTTACGGGCCTTTGGCCACTTGGACAAATGATAAATGTAATGGCCGACCCATGCTGCGTATACTTAATGCGGCTATCAAATGAGCATTCCCTCTGTGCGAAAAgccccatttcccatttctccgcgccgaaaaaaaaaaaacaaatcaataatGTCCATCCACTTACATGTCTCTGGTGGCTGTGTGGTTTTGGCTGTAGTTAGTTGGTGGTGCTGTGGTGGCCTCAACAAATTCGGCTGGCGATGATTAGGATGAAGGTACTAGGCGCACTATATGCACTTGGCCTTTTCACTGTCTTGCACTGCCGCAGGTCGGAATGGAGGTGGTGTAgcgggtggtggtggtggtgggcgatagtgggtggtggtgcagCTGAACTCtgtttcgttgtttttgttCTAGAGGGTTGCGCTCTCAGTGCCGCCGTGCTCTCTATTCCGCCAGAGCTTTTTCGCCCCCAGTCGTCAATGAATTTTCACTCCACTCCACGGGGGGATTGgctggatctggatctggtCTGGAtgatgtgtgtatgtgtgcggGTAACACTTGCCACGACAGCCTTTCGCAGAAATTTTTCTGGCTCACCGCTGAAACTGCTGCTGAATAGAGTGCGAAAATAGTTGCAACTATTTTTAGTACATCGGTTTATGCTTGGTGGTATCAGTTGGTTTTACTCTAAGAGTGTAAGGGCGGAAACACGCCCACATGTCCTTCCCTATTTCTGTTGCATACCCCCAGGAGCACTTTTAAACTCTCTTCAAAATgcaaaacgttttaaaaataatttcaagtgCCCAATTCAGGCTAAAGCTGAGAGAGAAAGAAAAATCAATGAAATTCTTCACGACAAAGGTTTTTTGCTGCTTTTCGTTAACATTTCAGCTTAATTGGACTACTCTTTACATATCCTTATTAGCGCAACACTTTAACTATGCTCGGGCAGCTTTAGTTCacattaaaactaaattcttaaataataatcttaGAATTATTTTACGCAGCACTATGAAAATTTTCACTTACGACGTTTTTGGCCAACTGCGAAAACTTGCAGCTTTCCTAACTGTTATGTGTATTTGGATTTGGGGAAAAGCTGCCTGGATGGTTAGCACCGAGTGGTCTTCCAGCGAGAAGCTTTTCCTTACCAATTCGCAAGTAGCGAGTGCCGAGTAAGTgaacaatttaaaagcaaGCCGGGCTTTTTAGTCAGGACCTAAAATCTTTGTGAATCTGGTTAAGGAAGTCCACTCCTAGCATTACTGAAAAAAGgggatattaattttattaaaatgatatacaccaaatgaaaaaaattcattGGTTCTATGGTCATTCagaattacaaatttattgactttgttattttaatagtaaGAGTTTGTGTGTTATAGATTGGCTTTATATTTTAGATTATAAGCTTTCttacacattaaaaaaaaaagtagtgaCTTAATAATTATACAAGTAACAGTTTAAATGTAATAGATTGGCTTTACGATTGTGTGTTCTAAGTTTTCTATTGCAGACTAGTAGTAATTGCACTAAAGCGGTTTTCTAAACTTTGTCTGAATCCATACGCGGTACATCTTTAAGCCCCGACCGCGGTTGACCTGCAGCCTTCGGTCCACAATGAGCTGTTCCTCCTTTAGCCCTGCTTGGGTCATCATAGTCCGCAGTTCCTCCTCCGTAAAGAAGTACACCATCGTGCCATCGCCCCGCACATAGAAGTTGTCCTCCAAACACTTGCCACTCTTGAACCTCAACTGTGCAAGGTCATATCTTCCGTAATCCCGGAACAAAAGCAGGCCTCCTGGTCTCAGATAGCGATAGCAGTTGTCCAGCACCCGTTGCATTTTCTTGGGTTCGATGGCGGACAGCACGAATATCATTACGATAATGTCCTGTGAGTTCTCTTCAAAGGGCACTTGCCACTGATCCAGTGTGGCATCCATTACGAACACCTCACAACGCTTCTCATCGAACTGGGGTTGACTACGCAGGATCTCAATGGCCCGGGCTGAGAAGTCGCACCCGAAAACCTTCAACTGCGCTTCCGAGCTGTACTGCAGCAGGGGTAGAATCGTGTTTCCAACGCCACATCCTAATTCAAAGATGCTGCGATGCTGCTGCTCCGTTGATTCCTTGGCCAAAGGAGCTAATTCCGGGAACTCTGTAAATAGCCAGTGGCGATCCTTGAAGAAGCGGTTATCGTGGATGCCGTAAAACGAATCCCAGAACTTGGGAGCATCTGCCTGGAACCGGTTTTTGTCCTCCTCATCCATTTTGGTCGCCGAGTTCTTGGCCACTGCTGTCTGAGCGGCAAGTTCCTGCTCCTCGTCCCATTGCACGTGGTCCCTGTTGATCGAGAATTAAAAAGGGTTTCCATGAGTATATAGCAATACGGATAAGTACCAGGCGTTA
Proteins encoded in this window:
- the LOC128259389 gene encoding tRNA N(3)-methylcytidine methyltransferase Mettl2 isoform X2 produces the protein MSDTPAAENEKRPQFGTRLLTDSNDVFKHNAWDHVQWDEEQELAAQTAVAKNSATKMDEEDKNRFQADAPKFWDSFYGIHDNRFFKDRHWLFTEFPELAPLAKESTEQQHRSIFELGCGVGNTILPLLQYSSEAQLKVFGCDFSARAIEILRSQPQFDEKRCEVFVMDATLDQWQVPFEENSQDIIVMIFVLSAIEPKKMQRVLDNCYRYLRPGGLLLFRDYGRYDLAQLRFKSGKCLEDNFYVRGDGTMVYFFTEEELRTMMTQAGLKEEQLIVDRRLQVNRGRGLKMYRVWIQTKFRKPL
- the LOC128259389 gene encoding tRNA N(3)-methylcytidine methyltransferase Mettl2 isoform X1 gives rise to the protein MLGKYGMPILRRLASQTWEHTRQRKKPAGAGSRVLIDARELFEFNAWDHVQWDEEQELAAQTAVAKNSATKMDEEDKNRFQADAPKFWDSFYGIHDNRFFKDRHWLFTEFPELAPLAKESTEQQHRSIFELGCGVGNTILPLLQYSSEAQLKVFGCDFSARAIEILRSQPQFDEKRCEVFVMDATLDQWQVPFEENSQDIIVMIFVLSAIEPKKMQRVLDNCYRYLRPGGLLLFRDYGRYDLAQLRFKSGKCLEDNFYVRGDGTMVYFFTEEELRTMMTQAGLKEEQLIVDRRLQVNRGRGLKMYRVWIQTKFRKPL